GTTCACCAGCATGACCTTGAAGTACGGGCCCGACGCCAGCGCCTCGGCCAGCGACGTGATGAATTTGCCTGCGACCGTGAGGATGTCGGCGAGGTCGTGCTTGCGCTCGTTGAGTACGTCGCTGACGGTGCGCAGCTGCTCGAGGACGTGGTTGAGGTTCGGGTTCTCGTCGACGAAACCCTCGACCTGGCGCGACACCGACGAGATCCGCTCCAGCAGCAGGCTCACGGCGCGGCCTCGTTCGTTGACCGCGGCCAGCAGCGTCTGTGCGTTGACCAGCAATTGGTTGACCTGCGTGCTGCGGTCGCCGAGCACCGTCGCGACCTTGTTGGCGCTGGCGAGGAGCTTCTTGACGTCCTCGTCGCGCTTGCCGATGGTCTCGGAGAACCGCGCGACGCCGTCGAGCGCGGCACTCAGGTGCGGTGAGGTCTGATCGACGGTCTCCGACAACACGTTCAGCGACTGCCGCACTGCCTGCGTGTCCCAGCCGGCCGCATTGCGAGTGACTTCGAGGAACGCGTCGTAGATCTGATACGGCGTCGAGGTCTGTCCCACCGGGAGGATCCCGCGCGGCTTCAGCGTCTGGCTACCGCGCGGCTCGATCTCGATGTTCTTGCGGCCCAAGATCGTATCGGTGCGGATCGCGGCGCGGCTCTCGGTCCCGATCGTGCGGCCACCGAGCGTGTAGCCGATCACGACCTTGTCGCCGCTGATCTCCATGCTCTTGACCGTGCCGACGTCCATTCCGGCGATACGCACCTTGTCACCGAGGTTCAAGCCGCCGGTATCGGTGAACTGCCCGTAGTAGGTGGGTACCGCGAACAGCATCGGAACGCTGGTCAGCGTCGAACCGACACCGATGATGAGCGCCACGACGATGACGCCCATCAGACCCTTACGGAACCGGTCGGAACCCTGAAGTGTCCTCATTTCGGCGTGCACCTACCCGACGGTTGCGTGGTCACCCGGACGGTCCGGACCGGTCCTCCCGGCTGAAGGCCGTTGAGCTTCAAGGTCAGGTCGCAGGCGTAGAAGTTGAAGAAGTCGCCGTAGATGCCACCGGCCCGGCCGATGATCTTCAGCGCCTGGGGCATCTGCACCAGGATGTCGTTGATCTGGTCCTTCTGCTCCACCAACGGCGTCTGGATGACATCGAGGTAGCCGATGGTGTCCTTCAGCAGCGGCCGATTGTCGGACAGCAGGTCGGCCAGAGATCCGGCGGCGTCGCTGATGTCGGCGACCGACGTCGCGATCGGATCGGCACGGTTCTTCAGACCGGTGATGAGCGTCTCGAAGTTCACCAACGTCTCGTCGAACTGCTTCTGGTGCTTGACCGTGGTGTCCAGCACGGTGTTGAGGTTCTTGATGACCTCACCGATGGCCTGATCCCGGTCGGCGATCGACGCGGTCAATTGGGCGGTCTGATCGAGGATGTCGTTGATGGTGCCGCCCTGCCCCTGGAAGATCGTGATCAAGGACGTGGCGATCGTGTTGACCTTCTCGGGTTCCAGCGACCGGAACAGCGGACGGAACCCGCCGACGAGCGCATCGAGATCCAGTGCGGGCTCGGTCCGTTCGACCGGGATCGTGCTGCCCGGCGGCAGGATCTGGTCGGAGTCACCGCGCTTGAGCTCGAGGTACCGGTTGCCGATGAGGTCCTGGTAACGGATGGCCGCGGTGGTCTCCTGGAACAGGGGCAGTGACCGCTCGACAGAGAACTTGACCTCGGCCTGCTCGCCGCCGTTGATCAGGTTCACGCTGGAGACCTTGCCGACCTCGACACCCGCCGCCCGGACGAACTGCCCACTGCGCAAACCACTGACGTTCTCGAAGATCGCCGAGTACTCGGTGGTCCGGTTGAACCGGATCTGCCCGAACACCACGAAGATCAGCGCCGTGAACGTCAGCAGAACCAGTGAGAAGACTCCGAGCTTGAGAAGGGTTCCTTTGATGCTCATGCGGCCCCCTCGCAGGCTCGGGTTCCGCATGCCCTCTGATTATTCGTTCCGCGAGCGTCACTCATGGGTTGATCGTGTTCTCCCCCACTTGGCGGCCCCAGACGTACTCCGTGAACATCGGCTGACCGAGTTCGAAGTGGTTGTAGGGCGCGATCGAGGCACCGGTGTCCATCACGAGATACGGGAAAGGCCACAGGTCACGGGTGATCGGCTGCCAGCAGCCGGGCCGGCCTTCCGGACCGCCCTTGGCATTCACCCGCGGCAGGTTGTCCGGGTACACGTACGGGTTGCCGACGCCGACCACGAGCGAGTTGGTCAGCAGCGAATAGCCGTTGCCGCCAAGGGCACCGGCCAGTTTCGGCGCCGCATCGTGATAGTTGCGGATCGTGCAGAACAGCGCCGGGCTGTACTCGTCCAGCAGCGCCGACGTGGGCAGCAGGTCCTGTGCCCCGCGCACCAGATACGGCCCGCCGCGCTCGAAGATGTCGCCGCCGGTGTTGCCGAAGCCGACGGCCGCCACGAGCGCCTGATCGAGGTTCCCGCGCTGGTCGTTGAGGGTGCGTGCGGTCGTGACCGCGTTGGTCAGCCCGTCGAACAGATCCGGTGCGGCATCGGCGTACACCTCGCCGAGGTTCGCCAGACCGGTGATGTCGCGGCGGATCTGCGGCATGCGCGGATTGACGTCGGCCAGGATCGCGTTGCCGTCCACGATGGAACGGCCGAATTTGTCGCCGAGCCCGTCGAGAGCCTGCGCGGCGGCCGTCAGCGTCTCGTTGAGCTTGATCGGGTCGACCTGCTCGGAGATCGCGGTGATGGTCTCGAACAGCGTGTTGAACTCCGTCGTCACGCCCTGGGCGTAGACCGGGGTCGCCGCAGACAATCGTTCGGCGGAGGGATGCTCCGGCGCGGTGAACGCGATGTACTTGTTGCCGAACACCGTGGTGGCCCGCAACTCGGCGGTCGCGTTGGCCGGGATCAGGTCGAGGTATTTCGGGTCGACGTCGAGCGTCAGCCTGGCCTCGGGATTGTTGTCGACCTCGACCACGTCGATCGCGGCCAGCCGGCCGATCGGCACACCGTTGAACGTGACCTTCGAACCCGGGTCCATGGACAGACCGGCACGGCCCGACATGACCGTGAGCTGGACCTTGTCCTCAAAGGCACCGCGGAACTGCATCCAGGTGAGCGCGAGAACCAGGACACCGACAAGACCGAGGACCAGACCGGCCAGTTTGTACGGCGGGGTCTTCGGCTTGTTCAGCGGGGCGTGCGGCGCGGGAGGCTCGGTCATCGCGCTACACCGTGAGGTTGAAGTTCGGGTCGGTGCCGTAGAGCGCCAACGATGCCAACAGGACCACCAGCACGATCGCGATCAGCGAAGTACGCATCGACCTCCCCACGGCCTCACCCACGCCGACGGCACCGCCGCTGGCGAAATAGCCGAAGTAGCAATGGTTCAGCATGACCACCACCGACATGATGATCACCTCGAGGAACGACCACATCACGTCGTCGACGCGCAGGAACGTGTGGAAGTAGTGCTCGTACGTGCCGACCGACTGCGAGTAGAAGATCGTGGTGACCAGCTGGGCGGACATGAACGACAGCAGGATCGCCATGGCGTACAGCGGGATGATGACGATCGCACCGGCCATGATGCGCGTGGACACCAGGTACGAAATCGACTTGATGCCCATGACTTCGAGCGCGTCGACCTCTTCGCTGATGCGCATGGCGCCGAGTTCGGCCGTGGCGCCTGCCCCGACGGTCGCGGCGAGTGCCTGGCCCGTGACGACGGGTGCGACGACGCGGATGTTGGCCAGCGCCGCGAAGAAGCCGGTGAACGCCTCGACACCGATGTTGCCGAGCGAGGCGAAACCCTGGATGGCGATCAGCGACCCCGCGGACAAGGTGACGAAGCCGATGATCGCGACGGTGCCCCCGATGACAGCCATCGCGCCGGTACCCATGCCGATCTCGGCGACCAGGCGCAACGATTCACGGCGGTAATGCCGGAACGCGTGCGGCACATGCACGATCGCCTGGACGACGAACCACGCGACGTGGCCCATGCTGTCGAGGAACCGTGCCGGGGTCGCGGCGATGTCGGCCGTACGCGAGAACGCACGCGGGAACCGCGAGCGCAGCACCTGTGTAGTACTCATATCAGCGCCCTGTTCCGAACCGCACACCGATCGTGGTGAGCACGACGTTGACTGCGAACAACGCGACCACACAGAGCACGAGGGTCTCGTTCACCGCGGTGCCGACACCCTTGGAACCGCCCGCGACCGTCAGACCGCGGTAGCAGCCGACGAGACCTGCGATCAGACCGAAGAGGGTCGCCTTGACGACCGAGATCATCACCTCGGGAAAGCCCGTCAGCAGCGTCAGGGTCGACACGTAGGCGCCGGCCGAGACGTTCTGGATGTAGACGCCGAAAAAGAACCCGCCGACCAGGCCGATGGTGATCACCGCGCCGTTGAGCATGAAGGCGACGAATGTCGAGGCGACCACGCGGGGCACCACAAGACGTTCGATGGGGTCGATGCCGAGCACCTCGAGCGCGTCGATCTCCTCACGCACGGTGCGGGCGCCGAGATCGGCGCAGATGGCGGTGGACCCCGCACCCGCGACGACCAACACGGTCACCAGCGGACCCAGCTGGGTCACGGCGCCCAGCGCGGCACCGGCCCCGGACACGTCGGCCGCACCGAACTCCGCCAACAGGATGTTGAGCGTGAAGATGATGAGCACCGTCAGCGGGATCGACACCGCAAGCGTCGGCAAGAACGCCACGCGAATCAAAAACCAGCTCTGGAGGACGAACTCTTTCCACTGGAAAGGCCGGGTGAACAGCGCCTTACCGGTCATCACCGACATCTTGAAGAAGCCGCCGACCATCGCCAGCGGCTTCTCCAACTGACCACGCACGTAATCGACGAGGCCATCGGTCGACGCCGTCACAGGTGCCCTCTCCGGACGTGCTCCACGCCCCCTCCTTGCCGCCAGCCAGTATCAGTGATCCGGGTCTCCCTACTCGCGGGTAGTAAGTGAGACCACCGGACTGTACCCGATCCGATCCGGGCGTTGCATCGCATCGGGTGGATTATGCCCCGAACTGTTAGCAAAGGAGCCTCTGATTGCCGTTTTCTCCGTTCAACCTGCAGAAACCGTTGCTGCAGAGCTACTTTCGTCACCGTCAACCACGCTCTTGTGACCGAAGCGTTCGCGAAGCTCGGTCTTGAGCACCTTGCCCGAGGGGTTACGCGGCAACGCGTCGACGACCTCGAGGGCCTTGGGGTGCTTGTAGCGGGCGAGGCGGTCATTGAGGAAGCCATCGAGCTCTTCGAGGCTCAGCGCCACGGCGGCCGCGGAGTTGAGCGCGACGACGGCCACCGGCACCTCGCCCCACTTCTCGTGCGGCCTGCCGATCACCGCGACCTCCGCGATCGCCGGATGGGCCGCCAGCACGTTCTCCACCTCGGCGCAGTAGATGTTCTCTCCACCCGAGATGATCATGTCCTTCTTGCGGTCGACCACCCAGACGTAGCCGTCCTCGTCCTGGCGGACCAGATCACCCGAGTGGAACCAACCGCCGGCGAACGCCTCGGCGGTGGCCTTGGGGTTGTTCCAGTAGCCGACCATCAGATTCGGTCCGCGGTAGACGATCTCGCCGACCTCGCCGATCGGGACGTCGTTCATGTTGTCGTCGACCACGCGGGCCGACACGGTCGGGATGACGCGGCCCACCGAACCCAGCTTGCGGATCGCGTCGTCGCCCAACAACATGCAGGTGACCGGCGACATCTCGGTCTGACCGAACGCCGCGAAGATCTGCGCGTCGGGGAACACCTCGTTCATCTCGCGCAGCAGCGTGTCCGACGCCGGGGCCGCACCCCACGACAACGCACGCAGCTTCAGGTTGCGTGGCCGCGCGCGCTGTGCGGCGCACACCGCCTGCCACTGGGCAGGCACCAGGAAGATACCCGTGACCCGTTCGGATTCAAGGACGTCCAGGAGGCCGTCCGGATCGAACGCGCCGAGCGGATAGAGCACCGTGGGCACGCCCAGCGTCACGCCGCTGAGCACGCTGCCCGCGACGCCGGCGATGTGGAACAGCGGCACACCGACGAATCCGACGTCATTGTTGAGGTCGGCACCGATGGTGAACAGGTGCATCATCGCCTGGGCGGTGAGGTTGGTGTGGGTGAGCACCGCGCCCTTGGGCCGACCGGTGGTGCCCGACGTGTACATGATGAGCGCCGGTGAGTCGTTGGGGATGTCGACCGGTGCGGGCAGCTCGCCGTCCTCGGCGATCAGATCGTCGTAGCCGAGCACACCGTCCTCGGTGGCGCCGCCGGCCACGATGACGGTCTGCAGCGTCGCGTCGAGATCGCGCACCGCGGTGGCGACGCCCGCCAGCACCGACTCCGTGACCACGACGTGCGCCTCGCAGTCGCTGACCAGGTACGCGATCTCGGGCGGCGTCATCCGGAAGTTCACCGGAACCGCGATGGCACCGAGGCGGTTCGCGGCGAGCATGGCCTCGACGAACTCGGTGCGGTTGAGCATCAGAATCAGGACGCGATCACCGAAGCCGACGCCGCGACGGCTCAGCGCCCCGGCCAGCCGGCTCACGCGATCGTCGAGTTCACGCCATGTGGTGGTGCGGCCCAGGAAGCGGAGGGCTGCCTTGTCGGGCTGCATCATCGCGTGGCGAGTCAACTGGTTGACCCAGTTCTGGCGGCGGGCCAGGTACGGCTGCTCTATCGGGGACGGCTCGGCAGTCAACGGCTCTGTACTCCATGTGTAGTCGCAACTCGTCATGCGGTTGCGCGATGTTGATATTTGATCAAACATAGTGTCGCCCCGGTCACATTATGGCCTCGACACGATCGGGACAAGCCCGAAAAAGCCGACCCCGAGATGACCGGAGACCACGTGAACACGCCCGTCAAGACCGCCGCGCCGTCGCGCCGCGGTGTGCGTCGCGAACAGCTCTCCGACGAGGTGGCGGCCCACCTGCGAGCCGAGATCATGACCGGCGCGCTGCGCCCGGGCACGTTCATCAGGCTCGACGAGACCGCGGCCGCGCTCGGCGTCAGCATCACACCCGTTCGGGAAGCGCTGCGAACCCTGCGGGGCGAAGGCATGGTGCAGCTCGAACCGCACCGCGGCCACGTCGTCGTACCGATGACCCGCACCGACGTCGAGGACATCTTCTGGCTTCAGGCCACGATCGCCCGTGAACTCGCCGCCACGACGGTCACGCGGATCACCGATGAGCAGATCGACGACCTCGAGCGCCTCAACACCGAACTCGAGGCCGCCGTCGGGCGCGCCGACCCCGAGGAGATCTCGGCAGCCGAGTTCGCGTTCCACCGCGCGTTCAACCACGCGAGCGGACGCATCAAGCTCGCATGGTTCCTGCTGCACGTCGCGCGGTACCTACCCGCGCTGATCTACTCGACCGACCCCGATTGGGGGCAGGAGGCGGTGGCCGGCCACCGGTTGCTCATCGAGGCGCTGCGACGCCGCGACGCGCAGCTCGTCATAGACCTCAACGGCGCACAGTTCACCGACGGGGCACGACGGCTGATCGCGCGCCTCGAGGAGATCGGCATGTGGGCCTAGCTCTGGGTGAGCTGCTCGACACGTCCTTCGAGGGCCTTGGCGAGATGTTCGAGAGTGTCCCCCGCGAGCTTCTTGACCATCGGACCCGGGACCGGGAGCTTGACCTCGACGTCGAGATCGACCTGCAGCAGCGTGGTGTCGGGTCCGAGCGGCACGATCGAGAACCGCTGCTCCTGCTTGGTGAAGTGATCGCCCTGCTGCAGCATCGTGAAGATCTGGTTGTCGGCCGGGTAGTACACGGCGGTGATGAACACGCCCGACTGTCCCTGGATCTCGACGTCGAGCCGCAACTGGCTGGGTCGTCCGTCGTTGTACCGGGCGAGTATCCAGCACCCCTTGATCTCCGGGTTCCATTGTGGGTAGGCCTCGAAGTCCGAAACGATCGATGTGATCGTCTCGGCGGAGGCTGCGACCTCGACAGTCTTGCTCACAAGCGGCATTCGCCGAGCATATCGAGCTAGGGACGTGTGGCCGTAGCCAGCAGGTCCCGGACGCGGGCCGGGATCGGGACCGGGCGGCGCGAGTCCCGGTCGACGTAGACGTGCACCCAGTGCCCGACGGCCGCGACCGGCGCGTTCGGTGCGCCCTGCTCGAACAGCGCCAGCCGGTAGGTGACGCTGGTGGTGCCCAGCCGGCTCACCGACAGACCCACGACCAGTGCACTCGGAAACGTCAGCTCCGCGAAGTAACGACAGCCCGATTCGGCGACGACGCCGAGCCACGGTGCGGTGACCGGGTCGACGTCACAGCTCGTGTTGATCCACGCATTGATCGCGGTGTCGAACAGCTCGTAGTACACGGCGTTGTTGAGATGGCCGAACATGTCGTTGTCGGTCCACCGCGTGCCCACCGGCCAGTGCACGGGGAATTCACGGCTGGTGGGTGTGGGTTCGTCGCGACCGGTCATGGCTGAAGTCTTGCAGTCGGGGCAGGCTGGTTCCCATGAAGATCCGCGGAGCCGTCCTCGAACGCATCGGTGCACCCCGTCCCTACGCCGAATCCCGGCCACTGACCATCTCCGAGCTGGACCTGGCCGAGCCGGGTCCCGACGAACTGCTGGTGCGGATCGAATCCGCGGGGTTGTGTCACTCGGATCTGTCCGTCGTGGACGGCAACCGCGTGCGTCCGGTGCCGATGCTGTTGGGGCATGAGGCCGCGGGCGTCGTGGAGACGCCCGCCGCGGACCTTGCGGCCGGCCAGCGCGTGGTGATGACGTTCCTGCCCCGTTGCGGGTCCTGCCCGGCGTGCGCCACCGACGGACTGACCCCGTGCGGACCCGGATCGGTTGCCAACGGGGCGGGCACGCTGATGAACGGTGACATCCGGCTGCACCGAGACGGCGAACCGGTGTACCACCACCTGGGCGTGTCCGGGTTCGCGACACACGCCGTGGTGGACCGCCGTTCGATCGTCCCGGTGCCCGCCGACGTGCCCGCCACGGTCGCCGCGCTGCTGGGCTGCGCGGTGCTGACGGGCGGCGGCGCGGTGCTCAACGTCGGCAAGCCGAAGCCCGGGCAGACCGTCGTGATCGTCGGCCTCGGCGGCGTCGGGATGGCCGCCGCGCTTACCGCACTGGCCCACGACGACGTCCACGTCGTCGGCGTCGACCAGTTGTCCGACAAGTTGGCTCGCGCGCGCGAACTCGGTGTGCACGAGACATTCACGCCGGAGCAGGCCGCCGATCTGCGGGGCGAGGTGGTGATCGAAGCCGCGGGGCATCCCGCCGCGCTGGAGACCGCGATCGCGCTCACCGGCCCGGGAGGCCGGACCGTCACCGTGGGGCTTCCGCGGCCGGACGCACGGATCACGGTGTCCCCGTTGGGTTTCGTCGCGGAAGGCCGCTCGCTGATCGGCAGTTATCTGGGCTCGGCGGTGCCGGCTCGCGACATTCCGCGCTTCGTCGAATTGTGGCGCGCCGGGCGCCTGCCGGTGGAATCGCTGGTGTCCTCGACGATCACGCTCGATGGCATCAACGCCGGGATGGACGAGCTCGC
This genomic window from Mycolicibacterium goodii contains:
- a CDS encoding virulence factor Mce family protein, with product MRTLQGSDRFRKGLMGVIVVALIIGVGSTLTSVPMLFAVPTYYGQFTDTGGLNLGDKVRIAGMDVGTVKSMEISGDKVVIGYTLGGRTIGTESRAAIRTDTILGRKNIEIEPRGSQTLKPRGILPVGQTSTPYQIYDAFLEVTRNAAGWDTQAVRQSLNVLSETVDQTSPHLSAALDGVARFSETIGKRDEDVKKLLASANKVATVLGDRSTQVNQLLVNAQTLLAAVNERGRAVSLLLERISSVSRQVEGFVDENPNLNHVLEQLRTVSDVLNERKHDLADILTVAGKFITSLAEALASGPYFKVMLVNLIPPTILQPFVDAAFKKRGIDPEEFWRNAGLPAFRFPDPNGERHENGAPPAAPTPLEGTPEHPGPAVPPGSPCSYTPPADGIPSPGNPLPCAHLSQGPYGPVPGGYPPPDVATSAPNPDGIAHSPGVPSAAIPGQMPPDQPGAPVEIAPGPPGARTVPVSPIPGPPDFTPGIAPPPPAITGPPPPPGPGPQLAPAGEAPLPGNPPFLPPGSQTR
- a CDS encoding MCE family protein, whose amino-acid sequence is MSIKGTLLKLGVFSLVLLTFTALIFVVFGQIRFNRTTEYSAIFENVSGLRSGQFVRAAGVEVGKVSSVNLINGGEQAEVKFSVERSLPLFQETTAAIRYQDLIGNRYLELKRGDSDQILPPGSTIPVERTEPALDLDALVGGFRPLFRSLEPEKVNTIATSLITIFQGQGGTINDILDQTAQLTASIADRDQAIGEVIKNLNTVLDTTVKHQKQFDETLVNFETLITGLKNRADPIATSVADISDAAGSLADLLSDNRPLLKDTIGYLDVIQTPLVEQKDQINDILVQMPQALKIIGRAGGIYGDFFNFYACDLTLKLNGLQPGGPVRTVRVTTQPSGRCTPK
- a CDS encoding MCE family protein — translated: MTEPPAPHAPLNKPKTPPYKLAGLVLGLVGVLVLALTWMQFRGAFEDKVQLTVMSGRAGLSMDPGSKVTFNGVPIGRLAAIDVVEVDNNPEARLTLDVDPKYLDLIPANATAELRATTVFGNKYIAFTAPEHPSAERLSAATPVYAQGVTTEFNTLFETITAISEQVDPIKLNETLTAAAQALDGLGDKFGRSIVDGNAILADVNPRMPQIRRDITGLANLGEVYADAAPDLFDGLTNAVTTARTLNDQRGNLDQALVAAVGFGNTGGDIFERGGPYLVRGAQDLLPTSALLDEYSPALFCTIRNYHDAAPKLAGALGGNGYSLLTNSLVVGVGNPYVYPDNLPRVNAKGGPEGRPGCWQPITRDLWPFPYLVMDTGASIAPYNHFELGQPMFTEYVWGRQVGENTINP
- a CDS encoding MlaE family ABC transporter permease is translated as MSTTQVLRSRFPRAFSRTADIAATPARFLDSMGHVAWFVVQAIVHVPHAFRHYRRESLRLVAEIGMGTGAMAVIGGTVAIIGFVTLSAGSLIAIQGFASLGNIGVEAFTGFFAALANIRVVAPVVTGQALAATVGAGATAELGAMRISEEVDALEVMGIKSISYLVSTRIMAGAIVIIPLYAMAILLSFMSAQLVTTIFYSQSVGTYEHYFHTFLRVDDVMWSFLEVIIMSVVVMLNHCYFGYFASGGAVGVGEAVGRSMRTSLIAIVLVVLLASLALYGTDPNFNLTV
- a CDS encoding MlaE family ABC transporter permease gives rise to the protein MTASTDGLVDYVRGQLEKPLAMVGGFFKMSVMTGKALFTRPFQWKEFVLQSWFLIRVAFLPTLAVSIPLTVLIIFTLNILLAEFGAADVSGAGAALGAVTQLGPLVTVLVVAGAGSTAICADLGARTVREEIDALEVLGIDPIERLVVPRVVASTFVAFMLNGAVITIGLVGGFFFGVYIQNVSAGAYVSTLTLLTGFPEVMISVVKATLFGLIAGLVGCYRGLTVAGGSKGVGTAVNETLVLCVVALFAVNVVLTTIGVRFGTGR
- the fadD5 gene encoding fatty-acid--CoA ligase FadD5; protein product: MTSCDYTWSTEPLTAEPSPIEQPYLARRQNWVNQLTRHAMMQPDKAALRFLGRTTTWRELDDRVSRLAGALSRRGVGFGDRVLILMLNRTEFVEAMLAANRLGAIAVPVNFRMTPPEIAYLVSDCEAHVVVTESVLAGVATAVRDLDATLQTVIVAGGATEDGVLGYDDLIAEDGELPAPVDIPNDSPALIMYTSGTTGRPKGAVLTHTNLTAQAMMHLFTIGADLNNDVGFVGVPLFHIAGVAGSVLSGVTLGVPTVLYPLGAFDPDGLLDVLESERVTGIFLVPAQWQAVCAAQRARPRNLKLRALSWGAAPASDTLLREMNEVFPDAQIFAAFGQTEMSPVTCMLLGDDAIRKLGSVGRVIPTVSARVVDDNMNDVPIGEVGEIVYRGPNLMVGYWNNPKATAEAFAGGWFHSGDLVRQDEDGYVWVVDRKKDMIISGGENIYCAEVENVLAAHPAIAEVAVIGRPHEKWGEVPVAVVALNSAAAVALSLEELDGFLNDRLARYKHPKALEVVDALPRNPSGKVLKTELRERFGHKSVVDGDESSSAATVSAG
- a CDS encoding GntR family transcriptional regulator; this translates as MNTPVKTAAPSRRGVRREQLSDEVAAHLRAEIMTGALRPGTFIRLDETAAALGVSITPVREALRTLRGEGMVQLEPHRGHVVVPMTRTDVEDIFWLQATIARELAATTVTRITDEQIDDLERLNTELEAAVGRADPEEISAAEFAFHRAFNHASGRIKLAWFLLHVARYLPALIYSTDPDWGQEAVAGHRLLIEALRRRDAQLVIDLNGAQFTDGARRLIARLEEIGMWA
- a CDS encoding SRPBCC family protein; this encodes MPLVSKTVEVAASAETITSIVSDFEAYPQWNPEIKGCWILARYNDGRPSQLRLDVEIQGQSGVFITAVYYPADNQIFTMLQQGDHFTKQEQRFSIVPLGPDTTLLQVDLDVEVKLPVPGPMVKKLAGDTLEHLAKALEGRVEQLTQS
- a CDS encoding acyl-CoA thioesterase — encoded protein: MTGRDEPTPTSREFPVHWPVGTRWTDNDMFGHLNNAVYYELFDTAINAWINTSCDVDPVTAPWLGVVAESGCRYFAELTFPSALVVGLSVSRLGTTSVTYRLALFEQGAPNAPVAAVGHWVHVYVDRDSRRPVPIPARVRDLLATATRP
- a CDS encoding alcohol dehydrogenase catalytic domain-containing protein, with product MKIRGAVLERIGAPRPYAESRPLTISELDLAEPGPDELLVRIESAGLCHSDLSVVDGNRVRPVPMLLGHEAAGVVETPAADLAAGQRVVMTFLPRCGSCPACATDGLTPCGPGSVANGAGTLMNGDIRLHRDGEPVYHHLGVSGFATHAVVDRRSIVPVPADVPATVAALLGCAVLTGGGAVLNVGKPKPGQTVVIVGLGGVGMAAALTALAHDDVHVVGVDQLSDKLARARELGVHETFTPEQAADLRGEVVIEAAGHPAALETAIALTGPGGRTVTVGLPRPDARITVSPLGFVAEGRSLIGSYLGSAVPARDIPRFVELWRAGRLPVESLVSSTITLDGINAGMDELAEGRAVRQVIEFA